From the genome of Nicotiana sylvestris chromosome 2, ASM39365v2, whole genome shotgun sequence, one region includes:
- the LOC104214076 gene encoding probable esterase KAI2, producing MGIVEEAHNVKVLGIGDRTIVLAHGFGTDQSVWKHLVPHLVGDYKVVLFDNMGAGTTNPDYFDFERYSTLEGYVYDVIAILEELQITSCIYVGHSVSAMVGVIASVARPDLFTKLVTVSGSPRYLNDVDYYGGFEQEDLDQLFETMRSNYKAWCSGFALLAVGGDMDSVAVQELSRTLFNMRPDIALSVLQIIFLSDLRHLLPHVTVPCHIIQSMKDLVVPVVVSEYLHQNLGGGSIVEVMSTDGHLPQLSSPDVVIPVLLRHIRYDIAVD from the exons ATGGGAATAGTTGAAGAAGCACACAACGTCAAGGTTTTAGGGATAGGGGATCGAACCATAGTCCTAGCTCATGGGTTTGGGACAGACCAATCTGTGTGGAAACATCTGGTTCCTCATCTAGTTGGCGATTACAAGGTTGTCTTGTTTGACAACATGGGTGCTGGAACTACCAACCCAGACTACTTTGACTTTGAAAGGTATTCAACTTTAGAAGGCTATGTCTATGATGTGATCGCTATTTTGGAAGAACTCCAAATTACTAGTTGCATTTATGTTGGACACTCTGTTTCTGCTATGGTTGGTGTCATCGCTTCTGTTGCTCGTCCCGATCTCTTCACCAAACTTGTCACCGTCTCTGGTTCTCCCAG GTATTTGAATGACGTGGACTATTACGGAGGATTCGAGCAAGAAGATCTGGATCAACTGTTTGAAACAATGAGATCAAATTACAAGGCATGGTGTTCTGGTTTTGCACTTTTAGCTGTAGGAGGTGACATGGATTCAGTGGCAGTACAGGAACTCAGCAGGACATTATTCAACATGAGACCAGACATTGCATTAAGCGTGTTACAAATCATATTCCTAAGTGATTTAAGGCATTTGTTGCCTCATGTGACTGTTCCCTGTCATATAATTCAAAGCATGAAGGATTTGGTTGTACCAGTGGTGGTTTCTGAATACCTTCACCAGAACCTCGGCGGCGGATCTATCGTGGAGGTAATGTCGACGGATGGCCATCTGCCGCAGCTGAGTTCACCTGATGTTGTTATTCCGGTGTTGCTTAGGCATATTCGTTATGATATTGCCGTTGATTAA